From Phenylobacterium montanum, the proteins below share one genomic window:
- the dnaQ gene encoding DNA polymerase III subunit epsilon — protein sequence MLREIVLDTETTGLDPKTGHRLIEVGCIELVDYLPTGRTFHKYIHPDREIDPEAERVHGISLAFLADKPRFHQPEVCDALLEFIGDASLVAHNAGFDRGFINHELKRANRPILEESRWIDSLPLAQKKFPGMYNSLDALCKRFKISLADRTKHGALLDAQLLAGVYLELRGGKERGLDLAPQQAQRRTTAGPTSVAAVSHGPRPRPLAPRSTEEERAAHEAFIKGTIKSGAIWARWGVAVE from the coding sequence ATGTTGCGCGAAATCGTCCTCGACACCGAAACCACCGGCCTCGACCCGAAGACCGGCCACCGGCTGATCGAAGTCGGCTGTATCGAGCTGGTGGATTACCTGCCCACCGGCCGGACCTTCCATAAGTACATCCACCCCGACCGCGAAATCGATCCCGAGGCCGAGCGGGTGCATGGCATCTCCCTGGCCTTCCTGGCCGACAAGCCGCGCTTTCACCAGCCGGAGGTCTGCGACGCGCTGCTGGAATTCATCGGGGATGCGAGCCTCGTCGCGCACAACGCCGGCTTCGACCGTGGCTTCATCAATCACGAGCTGAAGCGGGCGAACCGACCGATCCTCGAAGAGTCGCGCTGGATCGACTCCCTGCCCCTGGCCCAGAAGAAATTCCCGGGCATGTACAATTCGCTGGATGCGCTCTGCAAGCGGTTCAAGATCTCGCTGGCGGACCGCACCAAGCATGGCGCCCTGCTGGACGCCCAGCTGCTGGCCGGAGTCTATCTCGAGCTGCGCGGCGGCAAGGAGCGGGGCTTGGACCTGGCGCCCCAGCAGGCCCAGCGCCGGACCACGGCCGGCCCGACGAGCGTCGCCGCCGTCAGCCACGGCCCGCGGCCTCGTCCGCTCGCCCCGCGCTCCACCGAGGAGGAGCGCGCGGCGCACGAGGCCTTCATCAAGGGAACCATCAAGTCCGGCGCGATCTGGGCGCGCTGGGGGGTGGCGGTGGAATAG
- the secB gene encoding protein-export chaperone SecB produces MTDTETPAAAPAEGPGMRVLAQFIRDLSFENPRAPESLRAGGVQPQIELGVEMNARARPDGLYEVDLKLNATAKGTAETVFQVELVYGGLFQITGVPETELEPVLLIECPRYLFPYARRMISDLTSEGGFPPFMIDPIDFVAVYTARQAQLGGQPVGQA; encoded by the coding sequence ATGACCGACACCGAAACCCCGGCCGCCGCCCCCGCCGAAGGCCCGGGCATGCGCGTTCTCGCCCAGTTCATCCGCGATCTGTCGTTCGAGAACCCGCGCGCGCCGGAATCGCTGCGCGCCGGCGGGGTCCAGCCGCAGATCGAGCTCGGCGTCGAGATGAACGCGAGGGCGCGGCCGGACGGTCTCTACGAGGTCGACCTGAAGCTGAACGCCACCGCCAAGGGCACGGCCGAAACCGTGTTCCAGGTCGAACTGGTCTATGGCGGCCTGTTCCAGATCACCGGCGTTCCGGAGACCGAGCTGGAGCCGGTGCTGCTGATCGAATGCCCGCGCTACCTGTTCCCCTACGCCCGGCGAATGATTTCGGACCTGACCAGCGAGGGCGGGTTCCCGCCGTTCATGATCGACCCGATCGACTTCGTGGCGGTCTATACGGCGCGTCAGGCCCAGTTGGGCGGCCAGCCGGTCGGGCAGGCCTGA
- the timA gene encoding TIM44-related membrane protein TimA has protein sequence MQVLELLILAVLAAVVLYQLYAVLGRRVGRQPEDGLTAPVHRVGAPAAPQPEAEAEPQPAGVAAIRARDASFDIGRFLDGARIAYETIVKAFAEGDRETLRRLVSEEVFARFDPVIAARAAENRHETVEFVHPARTDLDFAEVVGDLARAKVRFLAELRSRTHGPEGEAVDERRTAEIWTFERYFTSRDPNWTLVRVDAAEA, from the coding sequence GTGCAAGTCTTGGAACTGCTCATCCTGGCCGTGCTGGCCGCCGTGGTGCTCTACCAGCTCTACGCTGTGCTGGGCCGGCGCGTCGGGCGCCAGCCCGAGGATGGCCTGACCGCGCCGGTGCACCGCGTCGGCGCGCCGGCGGCGCCGCAGCCGGAGGCCGAGGCCGAGCCGCAGCCGGCGGGTGTCGCCGCCATCCGCGCCCGCGACGCCAGCTTCGACATCGGACGATTCCTCGACGGCGCCCGCATCGCCTACGAGACCATCGTCAAGGCCTTCGCCGAGGGCGACCGCGAAACCCTTCGCCGCCTGGTCTCAGAGGAGGTGTTCGCCCGCTTCGACCCCGTGATCGCGGCCCGCGCAGCCGAGAACCGCCACGAGACGGTCGAGTTCGTGCACCCCGCCCGCACCGACCTTGATTTCGCCGAGGTGGTCGGCGACCTGGCCCGGGCCAAGGTGCGCTTCCTTGCGGAGCTGCGCAGCCGCACCCATGGACCCGAAGGCGAGGCTGTGGACGAGCGCCGCACCGCCGAGATCTGGACCTTCGAGCGCTATTTCACCAGCCGCGACCCCAACTGGACCCTGGTCCGCGTCGACGCCGCGGAGGCGTGA
- a CDS encoding MltA domain-containing protein, giving the protein MGRCWRLAAIAAALAILAACATAPPAPVAPPPIPAPPAQPAPSPAPPAAPPRSTPPPRLSLHLADLPGWAQEDHAAALLAFEAGCSVAPNPDMAAACRRARNVGALGEAAARDFLEANFRAEPVGDGGLLTAYFAPEYEARASRRGEFTAPVRARPADLVLIDLGQFDPTLTGRKISGRIVGGQLVPYPDRAAIEAAPADAPLAWMRPEDLFFLQIQGSGVLRLPEGRRLKAVYAGNNGRPFVGVANILRDRGALAAGDASAEAVRNWLAVHRGPEADAVMRQDPRYVFFRLEADDGAEPVGTAGVPLIPGRSLAVDPARHAMGGLYWIDAVAPTLNGAMPAYRRIAMALDTGGAIKGEVRADLYIGAGAAAGLEAGRVRHVLSLYALAPVGSATQ; this is encoded by the coding sequence ATGGGGCGATGCTGGAGGCTGGCGGCGATCGCAGCCGCTCTCGCGATCCTGGCCGCCTGCGCCACGGCCCCACCTGCGCCGGTTGCGCCGCCGCCCATACCCGCCCCGCCGGCCCAGCCTGCCCCAAGCCCTGCCCCGCCGGCCGCGCCGCCCAGATCGACGCCGCCGCCGCGGCTCAGCCTGCACCTCGCCGATCTTCCCGGCTGGGCGCAGGAGGACCACGCCGCCGCGCTGCTGGCCTTCGAGGCCGGCTGTAGCGTCGCCCCCAACCCGGACATGGCCGCCGCCTGCCGTAGGGCCCGGAACGTCGGCGCCTTGGGCGAGGCCGCTGCGCGTGATTTCCTTGAAGCCAATTTCCGCGCCGAGCCGGTCGGTGATGGCGGCCTCCTGACCGCCTATTTCGCCCCGGAATACGAGGCCCGCGCCAGCCGCCGTGGAGAGTTCACCGCCCCGGTGCGCGCGCGGCCCGCCGACCTGGTGCTGATCGACCTTGGCCAGTTCGACCCTACCCTGACCGGCCGCAAGATCAGCGGCCGCATCGTCGGCGGCCAGCTGGTCCCCTATCCCGACCGCGCGGCGATCGAGGCCGCGCCCGCGGACGCGCCCCTGGCCTGGATGCGGCCCGAGGACCTGTTCTTCCTGCAGATCCAGGGCTCAGGCGTGCTGCGCCTGCCGGAAGGCCGCCGGCTGAAGGCGGTCTATGCCGGCAACAATGGCCGGCCGTTCGTCGGCGTAGCCAACATCCTGCGCGACCGCGGCGCCCTGGCGGCGGGGGATGCTTCGGCCGAGGCGGTGCGGAACTGGCTCGCCGTCCATCGCGGGCCGGAAGCGGACGCCGTGATGCGCCAGGACCCGCGCTATGTGTTCTTCCGCCTGGAGGCCGATGATGGGGCCGAGCCGGTCGGAACGGCGGGCGTGCCCTTGATTCCCGGGCGTTCGCTGGCGGTCGATCCCGCGAGACATGCCATGGGCGGGCTCTACTGGATCGACGCCGTCGCCCCGACCCTGAACGGCGCCATGCCGGCCTATCGCCGCATCGCCATGGCCCTCGACACCGGCGGGGCGATCAAGGGCGAGGTCAGGGCCGATCTCTATATCGGCGCCGGCGCCGCCGCAGGGCTGGAAGCGGGCCGGGTGCGCCATGTGCTCAGCCTCTACGCCTTGGCTCCTGTCGGCTCGGCCACCCAGTGA
- a CDS encoding Smr/MutS family protein → MTRRLRPEETHIWAKVAATVRPAPGRHFPTALPLETKPETLPAVAPQPAPAARPQIKRHGPLEGIEPRRKRRIVREQELGPRIDLHGLDQDRARQALTGFIARASEDGWRAVLVITGKGALGDGVLRRMVPHWLAEPPLRALVAGVSEAQRHHGGAGALYVALKRQRG, encoded by the coding sequence GTGACCCGCAGGCTGCGTCCGGAGGAGACCCACATCTGGGCCAAGGTCGCCGCCACCGTGCGGCCGGCGCCGGGGCGGCATTTCCCCACGGCCTTGCCGCTCGAAACCAAGCCCGAAACCTTGCCGGCGGTCGCGCCACAACCGGCCCCGGCCGCCAGGCCACAGATCAAGAGGCACGGCCCGCTCGAAGGCATCGAGCCCCGCCGCAAGCGCCGTATCGTCCGCGAACAGGAACTTGGCCCGCGCATAGACCTGCATGGCCTCGACCAGGATCGCGCGCGCCAGGCCCTGACCGGTTTCATCGCCCGGGCCTCAGAGGACGGCTGGCGGGCGGTGCTGGTGATCACCGGCAAGGGCGCCCTGGGCGACGGCGTCCTGCGCCGCATGGTCCCCCACTGGCTGGCCGAGCCGCCCTTGCGGGCCCTGGTCGCCGGGGTCTCGGAAGCCCAGCGCCACCACGGCGGCGCTGGGGCGCTCTATGTGGCGCTCAAGCGGCAGCGAGGCTGA
- a CDS encoding RsmB/NOP family class I SAM-dependent RNA methyltransferase gives MKPPRPSGPRRPRPTPNARKPRPKPDAAHTETPLGEGLDARRAALDLVAAALDHRGGLEEALVRKPFAGLELRDRALARMTAMTLLRRLGAIDRLLDAKLAKPPPEAVRMLLRLGAAQLLFMDVPAHAAIDTTVRLAGAAEATRPFKGLVNAVLRGLQRDGAPDADPEVLAPGWLFARWRAAYGEADARAMAAVIAEEPLTDLSLRQAEGAGELAEALEAEVLPGGSLRSQKRGDVADWPGYAEGRWWVQDAAAAIPARLLAIQPGETAIDLCAAPGGKTLQLAAAGAKVTALDRSAQRLRRLTQALERTGLTAEVVAAEAERWEDSRRFDAVLLDAPCSATGTFRRHPDVLWGTRPGDIAKLAGVQARLMDSAAERVKPGGRLVYCVCSLETEEAEAQAEAFLARHEDFALAPVQPGEGGAPQGAVTKAGLLRVLPHQLPGGADGFFAARFVRKA, from the coding sequence ATGAAACCCCCTCGCCCGTCCGGCCCACGCCGCCCACGCCCGACGCCCAACGCCCGCAAGCCCAGGCCCAAGCCGGACGCCGCCCATACGGAAACACCCCTCGGCGAAGGCCTGGACGCCCGCCGGGCGGCGCTGGACCTGGTGGCCGCGGCGCTGGATCACCGCGGCGGGCTCGAGGAGGCCCTTGTGCGCAAGCCCTTCGCCGGGCTGGAGCTGCGCGATCGGGCCCTGGCGCGAATGACGGCCATGACCCTGCTGCGGCGGCTGGGCGCGATCGACCGCCTTTTGGACGCCAAGCTGGCCAAGCCGCCGCCGGAGGCGGTGCGTATGCTGTTGCGCCTGGGCGCGGCGCAGCTGTTGTTCATGGACGTCCCCGCCCACGCGGCGATCGACACTACCGTGCGCCTGGCTGGCGCCGCCGAAGCCACGCGGCCGTTCAAGGGCCTAGTCAACGCCGTGTTGCGCGGTCTGCAGCGCGACGGGGCCCCCGACGCCGACCCCGAGGTCCTGGCCCCCGGCTGGCTGTTCGCCCGTTGGCGTGCGGCCTATGGCGAGGCGGACGCCCGGGCCATGGCCGCGGTGATCGCCGAGGAGCCCCTGACCGACCTCAGCCTGCGCCAAGCCGAGGGCGCCGGCGAACTGGCGGAAGCCCTGGAGGCCGAAGTCCTGCCCGGCGGGTCGCTGAGGTCGCAAAAGCGCGGCGACGTCGCCGACTGGCCCGGCTATGCCGAGGGCCGTTGGTGGGTGCAGGACGCGGCCGCCGCCATCCCCGCCCGGCTGCTGGCCATCCAACCCGGCGAGACGGCCATCGACCTTTGCGCCGCCCCGGGCGGCAAGACCCTGCAGCTCGCGGCTGCGGGGGCCAAGGTCACGGCCCTCGACCGCTCCGCCCAGCGGCTGCGCCGCTTGACCCAGGCCCTGGAACGGACTGGCCTCACCGCCGAGGTGGTCGCCGCCGAAGCCGAGCGTTGGGAGGATTCGCGCCGCTTCGACGCCGTCCTACTGGACGCGCCCTGTTCCGCGACGGGCACCTTCCGGCGGCATCCGGATGTTCTCTGGGGCACGCGCCCCGGCGACATCGCCAAACTGGCGGGCGTGCAGGCGCGGCTCATGGACAGCGCCGCCGAACGGGTGAAGCCGGGGGGGCGGCTGGTCTATTGCGTCTGTTCGCTGGAGACCGAAGAGGCCGAGGCCCAGGCTGAGGCCTTCCTGGCGCGGCATGAGGATTTCGCCTTGGCCCCGGTCCAGCCCGGTGAAGGTGGGGCGCCCCAAGGCGCGGTCACCAAGGCCGGCCTCCTGCGGGTGCTGCCGCACCAGCTGCCGGGCGGCGCCGACGGCTTCTTCGCCGCCCGGTTCGTGCGCAAGGCCTGA
- a CDS encoding DUF1674 domain-containing protein: MTELPEHAAPDKPLSPAAQRALEEAAERRRLVAEEAKKVEERGGPAGPEPTRFGDWERKGIAVDF, encoded by the coding sequence ATGACGGAACTTCCCGAACACGCCGCCCCCGACAAGCCGCTCAGCCCGGCCGCCCAGCGGGCGCTGGAAGAGGCGGCGGAACGCCGCCGGCTGGTCGCCGAAGAGGCGAAAAAGGTCGAGGAACGGGGCGGCCCGGCAGGCCCCGAACCCACGCGGTTCGGCGACTGGGAGCGAAAAGGGATCGCTGTCGACTTCTGA
- the pyrF gene encoding orotidine-5'-phosphate decarboxylase, with product MTLAAARLQDTPADPRLIIPLDLPTRADAEAMVERLGDAVSYYKIGLQLLAGGGMDMAKDLKRRGRQVFLDWKLHDIGATVEKATAAIVATGACDLLTVHAEPQVMAAAVRGRAGALGVKIVGVTVLTSLSEDDLVQLGYGLKVRDLVERRIRQALDAGLDGVVASPHEAELARQIGGPGFLVVTPGVRPSWSKADDQARAATPAEALRAGASHLVCGRPITAANDPRAAALSVVQEMAEA from the coding sequence ATGACCCTCGCCGCCGCCCGCCTGCAGGACACGCCCGCCGATCCGCGGCTGATCATCCCGCTGGACCTGCCGACACGCGCTGACGCCGAGGCCATGGTCGAGCGGCTGGGCGATGCGGTCAGCTACTACAAGATCGGCCTGCAGCTTCTGGCCGGCGGCGGCATGGACATGGCCAAGGACCTGAAGCGCCGCGGGCGCCAGGTGTTCCTGGACTGGAAGCTGCACGACATCGGAGCCACGGTGGAGAAGGCGACGGCGGCCATCGTCGCCACCGGCGCCTGCGATCTCCTGACCGTGCACGCCGAACCCCAGGTGATGGCCGCCGCCGTGCGCGGACGGGCCGGCGCGCTGGGGGTCAAGATCGTCGGGGTGACCGTGCTGACTAGCCTGTCGGAAGACGACCTGGTCCAGCTCGGCTATGGGCTGAAGGTCCGCGACCTGGTCGAGCGGCGCATCCGCCAGGCCCTGGATGCGGGCCTCGACGGGGTGGTGGCCAGCCCGCACGAGGCCGAGCTGGCGCGCCAGATCGGCGGGCCGGGCTTTCTGGTGGTGACGCCGGGGGTGCGGCCGTCCTGGTCCAAGGCCGACGATCAGGCCCGCGCGGCGACCCCGGCAGAGGCCCTGCGCGCCGGCGCCAGCCACCTGGTCTGCGGCCGGCCGATCACCGCCGCCAATGACCCGCGCGCGGCGGCGCTCAGCGTGGTGCAGGAGATGGCGGAGGCCTGA
- a CDS encoding MarC family protein → MSLAELSVNFFVALFALIDPVGNVPLFAAATVGATPAGRRRLAAYIALFSLVFLTLIYFSGLSILQFFGISMPAFRIAGGILLFLLGLDMVRDDFTARFADESEEGAEPLSTSAYARRRFERLVVPFAMPLLIGPGAISTVVIYAAEAKDFGIRGMGAGVGVIAAIALSILVSFWMTSLISRALGRIGMTIVVRILGLILCAMAVQFIIAGVAASTHNLVRHDAVSPYETDK, encoded by the coding sequence ATGAGCCTTGCAGAACTCTCGGTCAACTTCTTCGTCGCCCTGTTCGCCCTGATCGACCCGGTGGGCAACGTGCCCTTGTTCGCGGCGGCGACAGTGGGCGCGACCCCGGCCGGCCGGCGGCGGCTGGCTGCCTATATCGCCCTATTCTCGCTGGTGTTTCTGACGCTGATCTATTTCAGCGGTCTCTCGATCCTGCAGTTCTTCGGCATCTCCATGCCGGCTTTCCGCATCGCCGGCGGCATCCTCCTGTTCCTGTTGGGCCTCGACATGGTGCGCGACGATTTCACCGCCCGCTTCGCCGACGAGAGCGAGGAGGGCGCCGAGCCCCTGTCCACCAGCGCCTACGCCCGGCGCCGGTTCGAACGCCTGGTGGTGCCCTTCGCCATGCCGCTCCTGATCGGGCCGGGAGCGATCTCGACCGTGGTGATCTATGCCGCCGAGGCCAAGGATTTCGGCATCCGGGGCATGGGGGCGGGCGTTGGGGTGATCGCCGCCATCGCCCTGTCGATCCTGGTGTCGTTCTGGATGACCAGCCTGATCTCGCGCGCCCTGGGCCGCATCGGCATGACCATCGTCGTGCGCATCCTGGGCCTGATCCTCTGCGCCATGGCGGTGCAGTTCATCATCGCCGGAGTCGCGGCCTCGACCCACAATCTCGTGCGGCACGACGCGGTCTCGCCCTACGAGACGGACAAGTAG
- the xth gene encoding exodeoxyribonuclease III, which yields MRLRICTWNVNSVRLRVEQVARFVAEQQPDVLCMQEIKCQAPEFPREAFEAMGLPHLAIAGQKGWHGVATASRLPLEPGADWGACREGHARSVAVKVQGVEIQNFYIPAGGDIPDRTLNPKFDHKLDFLERLSAKAAAAGPKAPLVITGDFNVAPGEFDVWSHKQMLKIVSHTPIELAAIEKLRASAGFVDLVRETTPDPTKLFSWWSYRAADFRASNRGLRLDHIWATPALHAQAFAGRGAEARIHDDVRAWERPSDHAPVIADLAL from the coding sequence ATGCGCCTTCGAATCTGCACCTGGAACGTCAACTCCGTCCGCCTGCGCGTCGAGCAGGTCGCCCGTTTCGTCGCCGAGCAGCAGCCGGATGTGCTGTGCATGCAGGAGATCAAGTGCCAGGCGCCCGAGTTCCCGCGCGAGGCCTTCGAGGCCATGGGCCTGCCGCACCTGGCCATCGCCGGGCAGAAGGGCTGGCATGGCGTGGCCACCGCCTCGCGCCTGCCGCTGGAGCCGGGCGCCGACTGGGGCGCCTGTCGCGAGGGTCATGCCCGCTCGGTGGCCGTGAAGGTCCAGGGCGTCGAGATCCAGAACTTCTACATCCCCGCGGGCGGTGACATCCCCGACCGGACCTTGAACCCCAAGTTCGACCACAAGCTCGATTTCCTCGAGCGGCTGTCGGCCAAGGCCGCGGCGGCCGGCCCCAAGGCGCCCCTGGTCATCACCGGCGACTTCAACGTGGCCCCCGGCGAATTCGACGTCTGGAGCCACAAACAGATGCTGAAGATCGTCAGCCACACCCCGATCGAGCTGGCGGCGATCGAGAAGCTGCGCGCCTCCGCCGGCTTCGTCGACCTGGTGCGCGAGACCACGCCGGACCCGACCAAGCTGTTTTCGTGGTGGAGCTATCGCGCCGCCGATTTCCGCGCCTCCAACCGGGGCCTGAGGCTGGATCACATCTGGGCCACCCCCGCCCTGCACGCCCAGGCCTTCGCCGGGCGGGGCGCCGAGGCCCGCATCCATGACGACGTGCGCGCCTGGGAGCGGCCCAGCGACCACGCGCCGGTGATCGCCGACCTCGCGCTCTGA
- a CDS encoding LolA family protein, translated as MSHRQTTRRSLLAGALSLAALPVLAQPSPDDLSDEDKAVVAKAAAYLDGLNELKGRFEQTDPRGRTTNGDLYLSRPGRARFAYDPPYGMVTVSDGRRVWVYDPRLKTVNHYPLSATPLSLFLAEHVRLDRGVSVTNVDHFSDGFALTAVDARHRSQGQITLVFADAPVRLREWSLTDGQGRTTRIRLTGLHATSGLDPALFAPPGGGGATAAQP; from the coding sequence TTGAGCCATCGACAGACCACCCGCCGCAGCCTTCTCGCCGGCGCCCTTTCGCTGGCCGCACTGCCGGTGCTGGCCCAGCCTTCGCCCGACGACCTCAGCGACGAGGACAAGGCGGTGGTGGCCAAGGCCGCCGCCTATCTGGACGGGCTGAACGAACTGAAGGGCCGCTTCGAGCAGACCGACCCGCGCGGGCGCACCACCAATGGCGACCTCTACCTGTCTCGGCCCGGCCGGGCGCGGTTCGCCTACGATCCGCCCTACGGCATGGTGACGGTCTCGGACGGACGCAGGGTCTGGGTCTATGATCCCCGGCTGAAGACGGTGAACCACTATCCCCTGAGCGCGACCCCCCTGTCCCTGTTCCTGGCCGAGCACGTGCGGCTGGACCGCGGGGTCAGCGTGACCAATGTCGACCATTTCAGCGACGGTTTCGCCCTCACCGCGGTCGACGCCCGTCACCGGTCCCAGGGGCAGATCACCCTGGTGTTCGCCGACGCCCCCGTGCGCTTGCGCGAATGGAGCCTGACCGACGGCCAGGGCCGCACCACCCGCATTCGTCTGACGGGCCTTCATGCAACCTCGGGGCTGGATCCTGCCCTGTTCGCGCCGCCGGGTGGCGGGGGGGCGACAGCGGCACAGCCCTGA